One Nicotiana sylvestris chromosome 12, ASM39365v2, whole genome shotgun sequence genomic window carries:
- the LOC104226721 gene encoding uncharacterized protein isoform X1: MAIASFSLPLTYFPQRPFSYCCSSSSLKQSNSAPSNCIANKALQEIQNSGVIACLRAQNADLATRAARAALDGGISVLEIVVSTPDAFEVLRNLVHDYPAKTFGVGTVLQAKDAKDSIKSGAKFLMSPATVMDILVGVSVGNALYIPGVMTPTEILSAFNAGAKIVKVYPVSALGGVGYISALKRPFPHIPMVASQGVTLDLIGQYIGQGATAVVLSDAIFDKEAMIQRNFDKIYQLASVAALQGKQAVERKDSCAGFGMESFTPLSGPLGESSLVESRLVGPMDFG; this comes from the exons ATGGCCATTGCAAGCTTTAGTTTACCTCTTACATATTTCCCTCAACGACCATTTTCCTATTGTTGCAGCAGCAGCTCGCTTAAACAGTCAAATTCTGCGCCTTCAAATTGTATAGCCAATAAAGCGTTGCAGGAAATTCAAAATTCTGGTGTTATTGCTTGCCTTCGAGCCCAAAA TGCAGACCTGGCGACTCGCGCTGCACGTGCCGCATTGGATGGTGGAATATCAGTT CTGGAAATCGTGGTGTCCACTCCAGATGCCTTTGAG GTGTTAAGAAACCTAGTCCATGATTATCCCGCAAAAACTTTTGGA GTTGGAACAGTGTTACAGGCAAAAGATGCCAAAGATTCTATAAAGTCTGGAGCTAAGTTTCTTATGAGTCCTGCAACAGTTATG GATATTCTAGTTGGTGTCTCAGTGGGTAATGCTCTATATATACCTGGGGTAATGACCCCCACGGAG ATATTATCTGCTTTCAATGCAGGTGCCAAAATTGTCAAG GTTTATCCTGTCTCTGCATTAGGTGGTGTCGGGTACATTTCAGCTCTGAAAAGGCCTTTTCCTCATATCCCTATGGTTGCATCACAAGGCGTAACACTAG ATTTGATTGGGCAATACATTGGTCAGGGAGCCACAGCAGTTGTTCTATCAGATGCTATATTTGACAAAGAGGCAATGATTCAACGGAATTTTGATAAAATATATCAACTTGCGAGTGTTGCAGCTTTGCAGGGTAAACAAGCTGTTGAAAG GAAAGATAGTTGTGCTGGTTTTGGTATGGAGAGTTTTACTCCCCTTAGTGGGCCTCTGGGCGAATCCAGCTTAGTTGAATCCAGATTAGTCGGACCAATGGACTTTGGATAA
- the LOC104226721 gene encoding uncharacterized protein isoform X2, translating into MAIASFSLPLTYFPQRPFSYCCSSSSLKQSNSAPSNCIANKALQEIQNSGVIACLRAQNADLATRAARAALDGGISVLEIVVSTPDAFEVLRNLVHDYPAKTFGVGTVLQAKDAKDSIKSGAKFLMSPATVMDILVGVSVGNALYIPGVMTPTEILSAFNAGAKIVKVYPVSALGGVGYISALKRPFPHIPMVASQGVTLGSILYSERNNAMSPVPLARLPPLSIRKGKLK; encoded by the exons ATGGCCATTGCAAGCTTTAGTTTACCTCTTACATATTTCCCTCAACGACCATTTTCCTATTGTTGCAGCAGCAGCTCGCTTAAACAGTCAAATTCTGCGCCTTCAAATTGTATAGCCAATAAAGCGTTGCAGGAAATTCAAAATTCTGGTGTTATTGCTTGCCTTCGAGCCCAAAA TGCAGACCTGGCGACTCGCGCTGCACGTGCCGCATTGGATGGTGGAATATCAGTT CTGGAAATCGTGGTGTCCACTCCAGATGCCTTTGAG GTGTTAAGAAACCTAGTCCATGATTATCCCGCAAAAACTTTTGGA GTTGGAACAGTGTTACAGGCAAAAGATGCCAAAGATTCTATAAAGTCTGGAGCTAAGTTTCTTATGAGTCCTGCAACAGTTATG GATATTCTAGTTGGTGTCTCAGTGGGTAATGCTCTATATATACCTGGGGTAATGACCCCCACGGAG ATATTATCTGCTTTCAATGCAGGTGCCAAAATTGTCAAG GTTTATCCTGTCTCTGCATTAGGTGGTGTCGGGTACATTTCAGCTCTGAAAAGGCCTTTTCCTCATATCCCTATGGTTGCATCACAAGGCGTAACACTAG GGAGCATTCTTTATAGTGAAAGGAATAATGCAATGTCGCCGGTGCCTTTGGCTCGTCTTCCACCTCTCTCCATCAGAAAAGGAAAACTTAAATAA